A genomic window from Silene latifolia isolate original U9 population chromosome 11, ASM4854445v1, whole genome shotgun sequence includes:
- the LOC141613698 gene encoding uncharacterized protein LOC141613698 has product MFILPNGVIHRIEQVCRNFLWDGGVDFMRSPPVSWDKVCRPKKEGGLGLKNDVIWNKAVVGKLVWWLNSKPDSLWVRWVGHIYLKDANWQDYYPKANTLWYWRKICQVKLELQQAYQQQLWTNQQHMGYTVSKGYNFLRNKETEVQWHTLVWNKWTTPNHSFIAWVHHHGNMNTKGKLFNLGITDDSTCCICGGAVENLEHLFFACPYSKIVIDNVGGWVGDPWPEFNWINWRLAKTGTSLRLEILDATINSCLYTIWQQRNRSRHELSLIRPILIACFIVDELKVRFRGLGKRVLVRNEVMWLERLLERGV; this is encoded by the coding sequence ATGTTTATTCTACCAAATGGAGTCATCCACAGAATTGAACAAGTGTGCAGGAATTTCTTGTGGGATGGGGGAGTTGATTTTATGAGGTCACCTCCTGTGTCATGGGATAAAGTGTGTAGGCCAAAGAAAGAAGGGGGCTTAGGCCTTAAAAATGATGTTATATGGAATAAGGCAGTAGTGGGGAAGCTAGTCTGGTGGCTTAATTCTAAGCCTGACTCTTTATGGGTCAGATGGGTTGGTCACATTTATCTGAAAGATGCTAACTGGCAGGACTACTACCCTAAGGCTAACACATTGTGGTACTGGAGAAAGATCTGTCAGGTCAAACTAGAACTACAGCAAGCATATCAACAGCAATTATGGACAAATCAACAACATATGGGCTACACTGTAAGTAAGGGCTATAATTTTCTAAGAAACAAGGAAACTGAAGTACAGTGGCATACTCTAGTGTGGAATAAATGGACTACACCGAATCATAGCTTTATAGCATGGGTTCATCACCATGGAAACATGAATACAAAAGGAAAACTCTTCAATTTAGGGATAACGGATGATAGTACCTGCTGCATATGCGGGGGAGCTGTTGAAAACTTGGAGCATCTATTCTTTGCTTGTCCCTACAGCAAAATTGTCATTGATAATGTCGGAGGGTGGGTTGGGGATCCCTGGCCCGAATTTAACTGGATCAATTGGCGGCTTGCGAAAACGGGTACCTCACTTCGTTTAGAGATCCTTGATGCCACAATCAATTCTTGTCTATACACCATTTGGCAGCAGAGAAACAGGAGCAGGCACGAGCTTTCCCTTATTCGACCTATTCTCATTGCCTGCTTCATCGTGGATGAGCTTAAAGTGAGATTCCGAGGTCTGGGCAAAAGGGTTTTGGTCAGAAATGAAGTTATGTGGCTTGAGAGGCTGCTAGAGAGAGGCGTTTGA